In the Gossypium arboreum isolate Shixiya-1 chromosome 10, ASM2569848v2, whole genome shotgun sequence genome, one interval contains:
- the LOC108472876 gene encoding beta-galactosidase 9 isoform X2 gives MVVFENKAILKLLLVCLFVQFSFSAANFFRPFNVTYDHRALIIDGKRRMLISGGIHYPRATPQMWPDLIAKSKEGGADVIESYTFWNGHEPVRGQYNFEGRFDLVKFVKLVGDNGLYFLLRIGPYVCAEWNFGGFPVWLRDIPGIEFRTDNEPFKREMQRFVTKIVDLMREEKLFSWQGGPIILLQIENEYGNMEGSYGQKGKEYVKWAANMALGLGAGVPWVMCKQTDAPGDIIDTCNNYYCDGYKPNSPNKPTIWTENWDGWYTSWGGRLPHRPVEDLAFAVARFFQRGGSLMNYYMYFGGTNFGRTSGGPFYITSYDYDAPIDEYGLRSEPKWGHLKDLHAAIKLCERALVAADSPQYMKLGPRQEAHIYWENTQSTVLNTTLSESQSACSAFLANIDEHNTVTVTFRGKSYSLPPWSVSILPDCSNVAFNTAKVGAQTSVKLVENALSPKISAPELVMTKNEVSSISESWMSVKEPIGIWSESNFTVQGLLEHLKVTKDESDYLWHMTRIYVSDDDVAFWEENKVSPTLVIDSMRDVLRIFINGELMGSVSGHWVKVVQPVQFQQGCSDLMLLSQTVGLQNYGAFLEKDGAGFRGQIKLTGFKNGDIDLSKASWIYQVGLKGEFQKIFTIEENEKAGWTNLKLDATPSTFTWYKAYFDSPDGSEPIAIDLGSMGKGQAWVNDHHIGRYWNLTAPKDGCLDSCDYRGTYGSNKCMTNCGKPTQTWYHVPRSWLQASNNLLVIFEEIGGNPFEISVKLRVPRILCAQMSKSYYPPLREWLHLDLIDGKVSISDMKPQIHLQCEDGQIISSIEFASYGTPHGSCQNFSKGNCHSPNSLSVVSEACVGRNSCSVEVSNSGFGSDPCRGVLKTLAVEARCVSTSTIGVSQF, from the exons ATGGTGGTTTTTGAAAACAAAGCTATTCTTAAGCTTCTTTTAGTGTGTCTCTTCGTCCAATTCTCATTCTCCGCTGCTAATTTCTTCCGACCATTCAATGTTACGTACGACCACAGAGCTCTGATCATTGATGGTAAACGCCGTATGCTCATTTCTGGTGGAATTCATTACCCTCGTGCTACTCCTCAG ATGTGGCCTGACCTGATTGCAAAGAGCAAGGAGGGTGGAGCAGATGTTATTGAAAGTTATACATTTTGGAATGGGCATGAACCAGTCAGAGGGCAG TATAATTTTGAAGGAAGGTTTGATCTTGTCAAGTTTGTGAAGCTAGTGGGAGACAATGGACTCTATTTCCTTCTCCGTATAGGTCCTTATGTTTGCGCTGAGTGGAATTTCGG GGGCTTTCCTGTCTGGCTGCGAGATATCCCTGGCATAGAGTTTCGAACAGATAATGAACCTTTTAAG AGGGAGATGCAGCGCTTTGTAACGAAGATTGTGGATTTGATGCGGGAGGAGAAGCTCTTTTCCTGGCAGGGTGGTCCTATTATCCTCTTGCAG ATTGAGAACGAATATGGAAATATGGAGGGTTCATATGGCCAGAAGGGGAAAGAGTACGTCAAGTGGGCTGCTAACATGGCTTTGGGTCTAGGTGCTGGGGTTCCCTGGGTGATGTGCAAGCAAACTGATGCTCCAGGTGATATA ATAGATACCTGCAATAATTACTACTGTGATGGTTATAAACCAAATTCCCCTAACAAACCAACAATCTGGACAGAAAATTGGGATGGATG GTACACCTCATGGGGAGGAAGATTGCCTCACAGACCAGTTGAAGATCTTGCGTTTGCAGTAGCACGTTTTTTCCAGCGTGGAGGGAGCTTGATGAACTATTATATG TATTTTGGTGGGACAAACTTTGGTCGTACTTCCGGTGGGCCCTTCTATATTACTAGTTACGATTATGATGCTCCAATTGATGAGTATG GTTTACGAAGTGAGCCAAAATGGGGACACTTGAAAGATCTTCATGCTGCTATTAAGCTCTGTGAACGTGCTCTAGTGGCTGCTGATTCACCTCAGTATATGAAATTGGGACCAAGGCAGGAG GCACATATATACTGGGAAAATACCCAGAGTACTGTTCTGAACACTACCCTTTCTGAAAGTCAAAGTGCATGCTCTGCTTTTCTTGCAAACATTGATGAGCATAATACTGTGACCGTAACATTCCGTGGTAAATCATACTCTTTGCCACCGTGGTCTGTTAGCATTTTACCTGACTGCAGTAATGTGGCATTCAACACTGCAAAG GTTGGAGCACAAACATCTGTGAAACTGGTAGAGAATGCCCTATCTCCAAAAATATCTGCACCTGAACTTGTCATGACCAAAAATGAGGTTTCCAGTATCTCAGAATCCTGGATGTCTGTAAAGGAGCCAATTGGTATATGGAGTGAGAGCAATTTTACCGTTCAAGGCTTGTTGGAGCATTTGAAAGTGACAAAGGATGAATCTGATTATCTCTGGCATATGACCAG AATATATGTTTCTGATGACGACGTTGCATTTTGGGAGGAAAATAAAGTTAGCCCCACTCTTGTAATTGATAGCATGCGTGATGTACTGCGGATATTTATTAATGGGGAGCTTATGG GCAGCGTAAGTGGCCACTGGGTCAAGGTGGTGCAGCCTGTCCAATTTCAACAAGGTTGTAGTGATTTAATGCTGTTATCTCAGACAGTTGGTTTGCAG AACTACGGTGCCTTTCTAGAGAAAGATGGTGCTGGGTTTAGAGGACAAATTAAGCTTACTGGATTTAAAAATGGGGATATTGACCTTTCTAAGGCTTCATGGATCTACCAG GTTGGCCTGAAGGGTGAGTTCCAGAAAATATTCACCATAGAAGAAAATGAGAAAGCAGGATGGACAAACTTGAAGCTTGATGCTACTCCCTCCACATTTACTTGGTACAAG GCATACTTTGATTCTCCCGATGGGTCAGAGCCCATTGCTATTGACTTAGGAAGCATGGGAAAGGGCCAAGCTTGGGTCAATGACCATCACATTGGAAGATACTGGAATCTGACAGCCCCAAAAGATGGATGTCTGGATAGCTGTGATTATCGTGGAACATATGGCTCCAACAAGTGCATGACAAATTGTGGGAAGCCCACTCAAACCTG GTACCATGTGCCAAGATCATGGTTACAGGCGTCAAACAATTTACTTGTGATATTTGAAGAAATTGGTGGGAACCCATTTGAGATTTCAGTCAAATTACGTGTGCCTCGAATTCTCTGTGCTCAAATGTCCAAGTCCTACTATCCACCTCTTCGAGAATGGCTTCATCTAGATCTTATTGATGGAAAAGTCTCCATAAGTGACATGAAACCACAGATTCACTTGCAGTGTGAAGATGGGCAGATAATCTCCTCTATAGAATTTGCTAGCTATGGAACTCCTCATGGAAGCTGCCAGAATTTTTCTAAAGGCAATTGCCACTCTCCAAATTCATTGTCTGTGGTATCCGAG
- the LOC108472876 gene encoding beta-galactosidase 9 isoform X4 has protein sequence MVVFENKAILKLLLVCLFVQFSFSAANFFRPFNVTYDHRALIIDGKRRMLISGGIHYPRATPQMWPDLIAKSKEGGADVIESYTFWNGHEPVRGQYNFEGRFDLVKFVKLVGDNGLYFLLRIGPYVCAEWNFGGFPVWLRDIPGIEFRTDNEPFKREMQRFVTKIVDLMREEKLFSWQGGPIILLQIENEYGNMEGSYGQKGKEYVKWAANMALGLGAGVPWVMCKQTDAPGDIIDTCNNYYCDGYKPNSPNKPTIWTENWDGWYTSWGGRLPHRPVEDLAFAVARFFQRGGSLMNYYMYFGGTNFGRTSGGPFYITSYDYDAPIDEYGLRSEPKWGHLKDLHAAIKLCERALVAADSPQYMKLGPRQEAHIYWENTQSTVLNTTLSESQSACSAFLANIDEHNTVTVTFRGKSYSLPPWSVSILPDCSNVAFNTAKVGAQTSVKLVENALSPKISAPELVMTKNEVSSISESWMSVKEPIGIWSESNFTVQGLLEHLKVTKDESDYLWHMTRIYVSDDDVAFWEENKVSPTLVIDSMRDVLRIFINGELMGSVSGHWVKVVQPVQFQQGCSDLMLLSQTVGLQVGLKGEFQKIFTIEENEKAGWTNLKLDATPSTFTWYKAYFDSPDGSEPIAIDLGSMGKGQAWVNDHHIGRYWNLTAPKDGCLDSCDYRGTYGSNKCMTNCGKPTQTWYHVPRSWLQASNNLLVIFEEIGGNPFEISVKLRVPRILCAQMSKSYYPPLREWLHLDLIDGKVSISDMKPQIHLQCEDGQIISSIEFASYGTPHGSCQNFSKGNCHSPNSLSVVSEACVGRNSCSVEVSNSGFGSDPCRGVLKTLAVEARCVSTSTIGVSQF, from the exons ATGGTGGTTTTTGAAAACAAAGCTATTCTTAAGCTTCTTTTAGTGTGTCTCTTCGTCCAATTCTCATTCTCCGCTGCTAATTTCTTCCGACCATTCAATGTTACGTACGACCACAGAGCTCTGATCATTGATGGTAAACGCCGTATGCTCATTTCTGGTGGAATTCATTACCCTCGTGCTACTCCTCAG ATGTGGCCTGACCTGATTGCAAAGAGCAAGGAGGGTGGAGCAGATGTTATTGAAAGTTATACATTTTGGAATGGGCATGAACCAGTCAGAGGGCAG TATAATTTTGAAGGAAGGTTTGATCTTGTCAAGTTTGTGAAGCTAGTGGGAGACAATGGACTCTATTTCCTTCTCCGTATAGGTCCTTATGTTTGCGCTGAGTGGAATTTCGG GGGCTTTCCTGTCTGGCTGCGAGATATCCCTGGCATAGAGTTTCGAACAGATAATGAACCTTTTAAG AGGGAGATGCAGCGCTTTGTAACGAAGATTGTGGATTTGATGCGGGAGGAGAAGCTCTTTTCCTGGCAGGGTGGTCCTATTATCCTCTTGCAG ATTGAGAACGAATATGGAAATATGGAGGGTTCATATGGCCAGAAGGGGAAAGAGTACGTCAAGTGGGCTGCTAACATGGCTTTGGGTCTAGGTGCTGGGGTTCCCTGGGTGATGTGCAAGCAAACTGATGCTCCAGGTGATATA ATAGATACCTGCAATAATTACTACTGTGATGGTTATAAACCAAATTCCCCTAACAAACCAACAATCTGGACAGAAAATTGGGATGGATG GTACACCTCATGGGGAGGAAGATTGCCTCACAGACCAGTTGAAGATCTTGCGTTTGCAGTAGCACGTTTTTTCCAGCGTGGAGGGAGCTTGATGAACTATTATATG TATTTTGGTGGGACAAACTTTGGTCGTACTTCCGGTGGGCCCTTCTATATTACTAGTTACGATTATGATGCTCCAATTGATGAGTATG GTTTACGAAGTGAGCCAAAATGGGGACACTTGAAAGATCTTCATGCTGCTATTAAGCTCTGTGAACGTGCTCTAGTGGCTGCTGATTCACCTCAGTATATGAAATTGGGACCAAGGCAGGAG GCACATATATACTGGGAAAATACCCAGAGTACTGTTCTGAACACTACCCTTTCTGAAAGTCAAAGTGCATGCTCTGCTTTTCTTGCAAACATTGATGAGCATAATACTGTGACCGTAACATTCCGTGGTAAATCATACTCTTTGCCACCGTGGTCTGTTAGCATTTTACCTGACTGCAGTAATGTGGCATTCAACACTGCAAAG GTTGGAGCACAAACATCTGTGAAACTGGTAGAGAATGCCCTATCTCCAAAAATATCTGCACCTGAACTTGTCATGACCAAAAATGAGGTTTCCAGTATCTCAGAATCCTGGATGTCTGTAAAGGAGCCAATTGGTATATGGAGTGAGAGCAATTTTACCGTTCAAGGCTTGTTGGAGCATTTGAAAGTGACAAAGGATGAATCTGATTATCTCTGGCATATGACCAG AATATATGTTTCTGATGACGACGTTGCATTTTGGGAGGAAAATAAAGTTAGCCCCACTCTTGTAATTGATAGCATGCGTGATGTACTGCGGATATTTATTAATGGGGAGCTTATGG GCAGCGTAAGTGGCCACTGGGTCAAGGTGGTGCAGCCTGTCCAATTTCAACAAGGTTGTAGTGATTTAATGCTGTTATCTCAGACAGTTGGTTTGCAG GTTGGCCTGAAGGGTGAGTTCCAGAAAATATTCACCATAGAAGAAAATGAGAAAGCAGGATGGACAAACTTGAAGCTTGATGCTACTCCCTCCACATTTACTTGGTACAAG GCATACTTTGATTCTCCCGATGGGTCAGAGCCCATTGCTATTGACTTAGGAAGCATGGGAAAGGGCCAAGCTTGGGTCAATGACCATCACATTGGAAGATACTGGAATCTGACAGCCCCAAAAGATGGATGTCTGGATAGCTGTGATTATCGTGGAACATATGGCTCCAACAAGTGCATGACAAATTGTGGGAAGCCCACTCAAACCTG GTACCATGTGCCAAGATCATGGTTACAGGCGTCAAACAATTTACTTGTGATATTTGAAGAAATTGGTGGGAACCCATTTGAGATTTCAGTCAAATTACGTGTGCCTCGAATTCTCTGTGCTCAAATGTCCAAGTCCTACTATCCACCTCTTCGAGAATGGCTTCATCTAGATCTTATTGATGGAAAAGTCTCCATAAGTGACATGAAACCACAGATTCACTTGCAGTGTGAAGATGGGCAGATAATCTCCTCTATAGAATTTGCTAGCTATGGAACTCCTCATGGAAGCTGCCAGAATTTTTCTAAAGGCAATTGCCACTCTCCAAATTCATTGTCTGTGGTATCCGAG
- the LOC108472876 gene encoding beta-galactosidase 9 isoform X3: MVVFENKAILKLLLVCLFVQFSFSAANFFRPFNVTYDHRALIIDGKRRMLISGGIHYPRATPQMWPDLIAKSKEGGADVIESYTFWNGHEPVRGQYNFEGRFDLVKFVKLVGDNGLYFLLRIGPYVCAEWNFGGFPVWLRDIPGIEFRTDNEPFKREMQRFVTKIVDLMREEKLFSWQGGPIILLQIENEYGNMEGSYGQKGKEYVKWAANMALGLGAGVPWVMCKQTDAPGDIIDTCNNYYCDGYKPNSPNKPTIWTENWDGWYTSWGGRLPHRPVEDLAFAVARFFQRGGSLMNYYMYFGGTNFGRTSGGPFYITSYDYDAPIDEYGLRSEPKWGHLKDLHAAIKLCERALVAADSPQYMKLGPRQEAHIYWENTQSTVLNTTLSESQSACSAFLANIDEHNTVTVTFRGKSYSLPPWSVSILPDCSNVAFNTAKVGAQTSVKLVENALSPKISAPELVMTKNEVSSISESWMSVKEPIGIWSESNFTVQGLLEHLKVTKDESDYLWHMTRIYVSDDDVAFWEENKVSPTLVIDSMRDVLRIFINGELMGSVSGHWVKVVQPVQFQQGCSDLMLLSQTVGLQVGLKGEFQKIFTIEENEKAGWTNLKLDATPSTFTWYKQAYFDSPDGSEPIAIDLGSMGKGQAWVNDHHIGRYWNLTAPKDGCLDSCDYRGTYGSNKCMTNCGKPTQTWYHVPRSWLQASNNLLVIFEEIGGNPFEISVKLRVPRILCAQMSKSYYPPLREWLHLDLIDGKVSISDMKPQIHLQCEDGQIISSIEFASYGTPHGSCQNFSKGNCHSPNSLSVVSEACVGRNSCSVEVSNSGFGSDPCRGVLKTLAVEARCVSTSTIGVSQF, encoded by the exons ATGGTGGTTTTTGAAAACAAAGCTATTCTTAAGCTTCTTTTAGTGTGTCTCTTCGTCCAATTCTCATTCTCCGCTGCTAATTTCTTCCGACCATTCAATGTTACGTACGACCACAGAGCTCTGATCATTGATGGTAAACGCCGTATGCTCATTTCTGGTGGAATTCATTACCCTCGTGCTACTCCTCAG ATGTGGCCTGACCTGATTGCAAAGAGCAAGGAGGGTGGAGCAGATGTTATTGAAAGTTATACATTTTGGAATGGGCATGAACCAGTCAGAGGGCAG TATAATTTTGAAGGAAGGTTTGATCTTGTCAAGTTTGTGAAGCTAGTGGGAGACAATGGACTCTATTTCCTTCTCCGTATAGGTCCTTATGTTTGCGCTGAGTGGAATTTCGG GGGCTTTCCTGTCTGGCTGCGAGATATCCCTGGCATAGAGTTTCGAACAGATAATGAACCTTTTAAG AGGGAGATGCAGCGCTTTGTAACGAAGATTGTGGATTTGATGCGGGAGGAGAAGCTCTTTTCCTGGCAGGGTGGTCCTATTATCCTCTTGCAG ATTGAGAACGAATATGGAAATATGGAGGGTTCATATGGCCAGAAGGGGAAAGAGTACGTCAAGTGGGCTGCTAACATGGCTTTGGGTCTAGGTGCTGGGGTTCCCTGGGTGATGTGCAAGCAAACTGATGCTCCAGGTGATATA ATAGATACCTGCAATAATTACTACTGTGATGGTTATAAACCAAATTCCCCTAACAAACCAACAATCTGGACAGAAAATTGGGATGGATG GTACACCTCATGGGGAGGAAGATTGCCTCACAGACCAGTTGAAGATCTTGCGTTTGCAGTAGCACGTTTTTTCCAGCGTGGAGGGAGCTTGATGAACTATTATATG TATTTTGGTGGGACAAACTTTGGTCGTACTTCCGGTGGGCCCTTCTATATTACTAGTTACGATTATGATGCTCCAATTGATGAGTATG GTTTACGAAGTGAGCCAAAATGGGGACACTTGAAAGATCTTCATGCTGCTATTAAGCTCTGTGAACGTGCTCTAGTGGCTGCTGATTCACCTCAGTATATGAAATTGGGACCAAGGCAGGAG GCACATATATACTGGGAAAATACCCAGAGTACTGTTCTGAACACTACCCTTTCTGAAAGTCAAAGTGCATGCTCTGCTTTTCTTGCAAACATTGATGAGCATAATACTGTGACCGTAACATTCCGTGGTAAATCATACTCTTTGCCACCGTGGTCTGTTAGCATTTTACCTGACTGCAGTAATGTGGCATTCAACACTGCAAAG GTTGGAGCACAAACATCTGTGAAACTGGTAGAGAATGCCCTATCTCCAAAAATATCTGCACCTGAACTTGTCATGACCAAAAATGAGGTTTCCAGTATCTCAGAATCCTGGATGTCTGTAAAGGAGCCAATTGGTATATGGAGTGAGAGCAATTTTACCGTTCAAGGCTTGTTGGAGCATTTGAAAGTGACAAAGGATGAATCTGATTATCTCTGGCATATGACCAG AATATATGTTTCTGATGACGACGTTGCATTTTGGGAGGAAAATAAAGTTAGCCCCACTCTTGTAATTGATAGCATGCGTGATGTACTGCGGATATTTATTAATGGGGAGCTTATGG GCAGCGTAAGTGGCCACTGGGTCAAGGTGGTGCAGCCTGTCCAATTTCAACAAGGTTGTAGTGATTTAATGCTGTTATCTCAGACAGTTGGTTTGCAG GTTGGCCTGAAGGGTGAGTTCCAGAAAATATTCACCATAGAAGAAAATGAGAAAGCAGGATGGACAAACTTGAAGCTTGATGCTACTCCCTCCACATTTACTTGGTACAAG CAGGCATACTTTGATTCTCCCGATGGGTCAGAGCCCATTGCTATTGACTTAGGAAGCATGGGAAAGGGCCAAGCTTGGGTCAATGACCATCACATTGGAAGATACTGGAATCTGACAGCCCCAAAAGATGGATGTCTGGATAGCTGTGATTATCGTGGAACATATGGCTCCAACAAGTGCATGACAAATTGTGGGAAGCCCACTCAAACCTG GTACCATGTGCCAAGATCATGGTTACAGGCGTCAAACAATTTACTTGTGATATTTGAAGAAATTGGTGGGAACCCATTTGAGATTTCAGTCAAATTACGTGTGCCTCGAATTCTCTGTGCTCAAATGTCCAAGTCCTACTATCCACCTCTTCGAGAATGGCTTCATCTAGATCTTATTGATGGAAAAGTCTCCATAAGTGACATGAAACCACAGATTCACTTGCAGTGTGAAGATGGGCAGATAATCTCCTCTATAGAATTTGCTAGCTATGGAACTCCTCATGGAAGCTGCCAGAATTTTTCTAAAGGCAATTGCCACTCTCCAAATTCATTGTCTGTGGTATCCGAG
- the LOC108472876 gene encoding beta-galactosidase 9 isoform X1 yields MVVFENKAILKLLLVCLFVQFSFSAANFFRPFNVTYDHRALIIDGKRRMLISGGIHYPRATPQMWPDLIAKSKEGGADVIESYTFWNGHEPVRGQYNFEGRFDLVKFVKLVGDNGLYFLLRIGPYVCAEWNFGGFPVWLRDIPGIEFRTDNEPFKREMQRFVTKIVDLMREEKLFSWQGGPIILLQIENEYGNMEGSYGQKGKEYVKWAANMALGLGAGVPWVMCKQTDAPGDIIDTCNNYYCDGYKPNSPNKPTIWTENWDGWYTSWGGRLPHRPVEDLAFAVARFFQRGGSLMNYYMYFGGTNFGRTSGGPFYITSYDYDAPIDEYGLRSEPKWGHLKDLHAAIKLCERALVAADSPQYMKLGPRQEAHIYWENTQSTVLNTTLSESQSACSAFLANIDEHNTVTVTFRGKSYSLPPWSVSILPDCSNVAFNTAKVGAQTSVKLVENALSPKISAPELVMTKNEVSSISESWMSVKEPIGIWSESNFTVQGLLEHLKVTKDESDYLWHMTRIYVSDDDVAFWEENKVSPTLVIDSMRDVLRIFINGELMGSVSGHWVKVVQPVQFQQGCSDLMLLSQTVGLQNYGAFLEKDGAGFRGQIKLTGFKNGDIDLSKASWIYQVGLKGEFQKIFTIEENEKAGWTNLKLDATPSTFTWYKQAYFDSPDGSEPIAIDLGSMGKGQAWVNDHHIGRYWNLTAPKDGCLDSCDYRGTYGSNKCMTNCGKPTQTWYHVPRSWLQASNNLLVIFEEIGGNPFEISVKLRVPRILCAQMSKSYYPPLREWLHLDLIDGKVSISDMKPQIHLQCEDGQIISSIEFASYGTPHGSCQNFSKGNCHSPNSLSVVSEACVGRNSCSVEVSNSGFGSDPCRGVLKTLAVEARCVSTSTIGVSQF; encoded by the exons ATGGTGGTTTTTGAAAACAAAGCTATTCTTAAGCTTCTTTTAGTGTGTCTCTTCGTCCAATTCTCATTCTCCGCTGCTAATTTCTTCCGACCATTCAATGTTACGTACGACCACAGAGCTCTGATCATTGATGGTAAACGCCGTATGCTCATTTCTGGTGGAATTCATTACCCTCGTGCTACTCCTCAG ATGTGGCCTGACCTGATTGCAAAGAGCAAGGAGGGTGGAGCAGATGTTATTGAAAGTTATACATTTTGGAATGGGCATGAACCAGTCAGAGGGCAG TATAATTTTGAAGGAAGGTTTGATCTTGTCAAGTTTGTGAAGCTAGTGGGAGACAATGGACTCTATTTCCTTCTCCGTATAGGTCCTTATGTTTGCGCTGAGTGGAATTTCGG GGGCTTTCCTGTCTGGCTGCGAGATATCCCTGGCATAGAGTTTCGAACAGATAATGAACCTTTTAAG AGGGAGATGCAGCGCTTTGTAACGAAGATTGTGGATTTGATGCGGGAGGAGAAGCTCTTTTCCTGGCAGGGTGGTCCTATTATCCTCTTGCAG ATTGAGAACGAATATGGAAATATGGAGGGTTCATATGGCCAGAAGGGGAAAGAGTACGTCAAGTGGGCTGCTAACATGGCTTTGGGTCTAGGTGCTGGGGTTCCCTGGGTGATGTGCAAGCAAACTGATGCTCCAGGTGATATA ATAGATACCTGCAATAATTACTACTGTGATGGTTATAAACCAAATTCCCCTAACAAACCAACAATCTGGACAGAAAATTGGGATGGATG GTACACCTCATGGGGAGGAAGATTGCCTCACAGACCAGTTGAAGATCTTGCGTTTGCAGTAGCACGTTTTTTCCAGCGTGGAGGGAGCTTGATGAACTATTATATG TATTTTGGTGGGACAAACTTTGGTCGTACTTCCGGTGGGCCCTTCTATATTACTAGTTACGATTATGATGCTCCAATTGATGAGTATG GTTTACGAAGTGAGCCAAAATGGGGACACTTGAAAGATCTTCATGCTGCTATTAAGCTCTGTGAACGTGCTCTAGTGGCTGCTGATTCACCTCAGTATATGAAATTGGGACCAAGGCAGGAG GCACATATATACTGGGAAAATACCCAGAGTACTGTTCTGAACACTACCCTTTCTGAAAGTCAAAGTGCATGCTCTGCTTTTCTTGCAAACATTGATGAGCATAATACTGTGACCGTAACATTCCGTGGTAAATCATACTCTTTGCCACCGTGGTCTGTTAGCATTTTACCTGACTGCAGTAATGTGGCATTCAACACTGCAAAG GTTGGAGCACAAACATCTGTGAAACTGGTAGAGAATGCCCTATCTCCAAAAATATCTGCACCTGAACTTGTCATGACCAAAAATGAGGTTTCCAGTATCTCAGAATCCTGGATGTCTGTAAAGGAGCCAATTGGTATATGGAGTGAGAGCAATTTTACCGTTCAAGGCTTGTTGGAGCATTTGAAAGTGACAAAGGATGAATCTGATTATCTCTGGCATATGACCAG AATATATGTTTCTGATGACGACGTTGCATTTTGGGAGGAAAATAAAGTTAGCCCCACTCTTGTAATTGATAGCATGCGTGATGTACTGCGGATATTTATTAATGGGGAGCTTATGG GCAGCGTAAGTGGCCACTGGGTCAAGGTGGTGCAGCCTGTCCAATTTCAACAAGGTTGTAGTGATTTAATGCTGTTATCTCAGACAGTTGGTTTGCAG AACTACGGTGCCTTTCTAGAGAAAGATGGTGCTGGGTTTAGAGGACAAATTAAGCTTACTGGATTTAAAAATGGGGATATTGACCTTTCTAAGGCTTCATGGATCTACCAG GTTGGCCTGAAGGGTGAGTTCCAGAAAATATTCACCATAGAAGAAAATGAGAAAGCAGGATGGACAAACTTGAAGCTTGATGCTACTCCCTCCACATTTACTTGGTACAAG CAGGCATACTTTGATTCTCCCGATGGGTCAGAGCCCATTGCTATTGACTTAGGAAGCATGGGAAAGGGCCAAGCTTGGGTCAATGACCATCACATTGGAAGATACTGGAATCTGACAGCCCCAAAAGATGGATGTCTGGATAGCTGTGATTATCGTGGAACATATGGCTCCAACAAGTGCATGACAAATTGTGGGAAGCCCACTCAAACCTG GTACCATGTGCCAAGATCATGGTTACAGGCGTCAAACAATTTACTTGTGATATTTGAAGAAATTGGTGGGAACCCATTTGAGATTTCAGTCAAATTACGTGTGCCTCGAATTCTCTGTGCTCAAATGTCCAAGTCCTACTATCCACCTCTTCGAGAATGGCTTCATCTAGATCTTATTGATGGAAAAGTCTCCATAAGTGACATGAAACCACAGATTCACTTGCAGTGTGAAGATGGGCAGATAATCTCCTCTATAGAATTTGCTAGCTATGGAACTCCTCATGGAAGCTGCCAGAATTTTTCTAAAGGCAATTGCCACTCTCCAAATTCATTGTCTGTGGTATCCGAG